The sequence GGAAAACGGACAGTGGCAAGAAGCTGGAGCAAAAATACAAACCCTGTGTCACGCTGCTGCCCGTACACAGAGGGTCCTCCGGACACGGCCTCGGCAGCCCACCTCGGAGCCCTGACAAAGGGTTTAGCTGCCGAGCCGGAAGCGGGGGGGATGGGAGTGGTAGCAGCACAGCGAGTTTCAGGTTCTCCGAACCCACGGACTTTCGTTTTCAGCAGCGGGTTGGGCGCCTTGGCAAGAGCCGCTGCGAGGCAGCCGCTGAGTCAGCGCAGCCGCCCCGTGGCGGGGGGGCACCGTGAGACCCCCACGGCTGTGAGCCCCCGCTGTTTTTGGCCGTGGTTTCCTAACCCAGCAGCCACCGCTGTAGTGCCAGCATCCTGGGAGGGTTTCAGTTAAGCCTGAGCAGGGTGAGCTCTGGCAGCCTTCCCAGTAGCTCTTCCCAAGGGTCTCTGGTGTCTCCATGAGACATCTTGATCTCTGCTGTTGTTTCATTTCCAACTGtcctctcccttcagcctctctgtAACTTGGGCAGGTCACTAAAGCACAGGTTACATCAAAGGGCATCCGATTTTGACCAGAAACATCAGCAGCCTTTCCCTTCTGAGGATCTGGCTTAATTTGCACTGATTTAACaagcagcagacagctgaaGATGATCCCCTCCTGCCCAGATTCTCGGCTCCGGCAGCTCTTGGCTGGGTCTGAGAACCTGTAGTTAGGTTGAGCACAGCCACTCCCAGCCTGACAGCAGCTGATATCTCCTCAGGTTATTTCCTCCTTTAGCACTAAATTCGCAGGGCTTATCAGTGACTCAGGACCTGAGAGCATCTGTAAGAGCTTTGTAGCCTGTGCTCCCTCCAGCCAGCCTTATCTCTGGATGACAATTCAGTTCAGTAAACCCAGCACAAGGTACAGGTGGTCTGAGGATAAATACCCAGATAATGGCAGGTCCCTCGGGCAGGACAGCGCACTGGTGAGGGCTGCATGGGATCACTGGAGCACAAGGGTGCCGAATGGAGCTGTTGGGCTGAGCCGGGCCTGTGTTCTCAAGGCTTATCGCACGCCTTAGCTCAGCACTCTGCCGAAAAGCAATGCCAAGCTCCCCGAGGGGCTGTTTGTGCCTGCAGAGATCTGTTGTAGGGAAGCTGTGACAGTGCAGAGCGGGGACACGAGCGCCTGCTGTCTGATGCTGGTGTCAATGCTGTACGGAGCAGGATGGAGCCCGCCTGCGTGTCCTCGGGGCTGCTGCGAATCGCtgatggggggggagggtagCGTTGGGCTTGGCTGTGTCCCCGGTGCTACGCGTGCCGTGGTTATCCACCTGCCGTAGCACCGGGGCCGCAGACAGTGTCTGACGCCATAGGCTGGCCAAGTCGCCCCGGCTGGTGGCACCAACCCAGCACTCGCATTTGGACGCTTTTCTTCGCCTCAGCTTGGCCTAGAAACAATATCTCAGAGAAAAATCAAAGcttgtgtttggttgttttatgGTGGCGgtgcttttttctctccctgggctggagcagctgcagcactttgCCGTGACGATGGGAGCGGGAGCCCCGCGCACGCCGCAGGCTGCGGGGATGTGCTGCGGCATGCgctgtgcctccagcagctcGCAGAGCTGGCgcctgctggggggggtggggcagAGTACATGGGTGAGCATCCTTCTCCTGTGGTCAGAGACAACAGGGAAGGGGAGCAGCTGCACACTTCAGCACTTCTCTCTCCCCATGCAGCGCAGGAAGGGAAGTGGTGTGCCGTGGGGCATCTCACACAGGGAAAGAGAATGGCTTAGCGCGCTCTTGCAAGCACCCCAGGGACATGCAGAGTGCTTCTATGCCAGATAATCATGTTGGCTGAAATGCAGGGTAAGGGGTCAAGAAGGGGGAGCATGCCTTGTGCTACCGCAAAGGGCATCTTCTGATgagattttcttcctttattcctgcctgtgctgaggacctGAAGCCATAGTGGTGCGTGGGTCACTTTAGAGGTGAGATCTGGTGGGAagatgcagctctgccaggccttgctccagtgctgctccagtaTCACCTGCTGAAGACTGGAGGCCACTGCCTGCTCTTTCTGCCCCAGTATGTGTCTGGGCTGGCTCCAGGTTTGGCATGGCTGTGACAGTGGGTTTGTGGTGCATGGGAGGTGGGTGGCTTCCCTCTGCATGCTCTATAAAAAGagctgtggcagcacagccctatCTATAGCACAGCCCTAACTATAACACAGCaagggagctgcctgggaggcagggcagggattagCCCTAAATATGATGGTTTTCTCTGGTCCCGCTTGGGAATGTCAGGCTAGCAGTGGCAGTGGAGGGATTCCCAGCAAGTCTCAGGCTGGGAGATCTCCCTGTCATCAGATGTGTCCTGGCTTTGCTGGGATTTCCTGACTGTCTGCACCCTCCCCAAGGGGCTTGTTGTCATACTTGTCACCCAAGGATTGGTCTCTCTCCAAATCCCCCCCCGCCCAGCTTCCTGTTCTTCAGGACTCTCGCTGCTGCACAGAGGCTGATGAGGATGTCCCCAGTGCGACCCCAGAGCATCTGAGCTGCAGGGTGAGTGTGTATGTATGGTCAgcacctgcctgtgctgagctctttGGGGGTGGTCTCAAGGTGGCTGAGACCTTTCCTAGCTAAGCTGGTTGTGATACTTGTGACCCACTATACTTGTACTGGAGAGTTCAGCTGGCTGAtgggggggttgtgttttgCATTGTACTTCTTTTTTAGGAGAACACAGGAAGGGCAGCTACCTATCCCAGGAAATTAAACTGTGTATTTGTGGATGCCACAGCATCACCCTGGGGTATCACCAGCATCCAGGTTTGGCTGGACATTGCCACACTGTGGGTGCAGCGCAGCCCAcagcacttggctctgctcttgaTTGGTTCCTGCCACCCTCTGGGTGTGTTGGGTGTCCCCTGAGACCCCCCCAGCGCCAACTGTGAGagcatcccccagccctccccagggcagcagtacCAGGGAGTGTGTCTCTTTAATGAggctgggcttggagcagctctgcttctggcACAGGGAGTGAGGGATGGAGCGAGGGCGGTGAAGGAGCCAGTGCCAGAgagggagcctgcagcagggagaggcagggaaggacCGTTCATCCCCACCAGGaaccacagccccctgccagaggggcagggagacccactgccagggcagagggcttTGTGGAGGGTAGGgacccagcagtgctgagctgagcctgcagtCCCTGTGTCATCCTCCTCCAGGTAAGGGCCAGGGCTGGCGGGAGGCTCGGACCGCGGTGACTCGGGAACCCTGCTGGTATCCTGCAATTCCTGGGTGCCCCAGGGTCACATACctactgccagggcagccccgaTCGCAGCGGAGGTGTGAGGTGGGAGATGAGGCAGCAGGGCCACGAAAGTGCTGAAATCACCATCCAGCATGGACCCGACAGGGCTGGCTCGAATAACTGCTGGGAACAATCCCAAGGGGatcagcagccagcccctgctccacacTACAAATGTCCCTTGCTTGGAGGAACAGTGGGACCCttttgcaaggctgctctgcctgtgtcaggggaaatctgtggggctgggacgtttgttttggggggtgtgcCTGTATTCGGGTACATTGAGAGCAAGTAACTACTGTTCCCTGGcatggagctgggggttggtttgtttgttttccagggGCTttagcagctctggggaggtgagaacagcagcagaggtccTGGACAAGGTGGTCCTGGATACAGCGTGTGTGCCAAGGCGTGTGTGCATGCACGCATGCATGTCTGCGTGTGTGCAGAGGGCTCTGCTCCGTTTTGACTTCCCAGCAGAtgaagcagcagtgccaggcagggaagAGCACACCAGgctggaggctcaggctggggacagcccttCACTCTGTTCCCCTTGCCTGCATctgcccctctttccctcctctttggGCTCTCTGTAAGGTGGCGTActgtgggcagcagtgccaTCAGTTTCTGCATCCATGggctcctccctgctccagaaGCTGGGACAGATCATGCTTTCTGACCCTGTCCCAGAATAGTAGTGTAGGGCTGCCCTACAAGGAGGGGAGGATAggaaagcagggagcagcatgGGCAAGCAGGAGGAATGGTCACACAGAGGCTTGGGTTCCCTCTCTTTCTATCCTTCTCTTGTACCAGCCTGTGCATCTGTCAGCAGTGGACATTTCTGCAGGGtttgcctgtgctggagctggtctcAGGCTTTCCCTGGACCACACTGCACCCCAATGCAGGCAGCTGTTGCTGCAGCAGGTGAAACTCCAACAACTTTGCTGGCAGCTAAGGAGGGTCCACTGGGCTGaggctcactgcagcagctctgctggaaaaTTCAACCTGTCTATCAGTGAGAAGAAAAACTTTAAGTTATTCTGACCTAGAGAGGAGTaactccttctctccttcattGAGGGCTTTTTGCCACCAACCTAGAGAGCCAGCCCCAGTCCTGCTGGGGATATTGCTGGTTAAACCAGTTCCTGCAGGAAGTcagtgggaaggaaggaagaggagtggGCTGCAGAGGCATTGATGACCATGCTGGGGGTGGAGAGGGGGCCCAGGGACCTGTGGGTGATGCCACATTGGCACCTGGGGACAAtttgctgccccaggggaaaAAGGATGAAGAGGCTGGTGTGAGGACCATCGAGTCTGGTTTTATTCATTACCACAGGGCTTAGAGCAGCTAGCACAAAGTGTGGCAGGACCAGATGGGACCTGTTTACTCTGTGAGTGTAAATGTAAAGAGAAGTGATAAAAAGCAGCCGGGACAGCTTCTCCACTAAGTCCCTGGTAAacaagctggcagtgccctggccaATGGGCAGCACAGCAGATAGCAGGTGCGTTGCTGAGCATTAAGCCAGCTGCCTTGGGAACaaatggaagggtttgggggtgaAATCCATCTTTAATGGCTTGatgtggctgggctggggaagtcCTAGAGCCTGGCTGGATGCTGTGGTCAGGGCAGGACCCGTCTGCTGATGTTCTTACTGGTGGCATGGCTACTGTGGGGAAAAAGTGAACTGTGCAGGAACCCAATGTCACTTTGTATGCTGGAAGAGCAGTCTGGGGGGCTTAGCATCAGGGTAGAAGGTTGGCAATGGCAGGGGGTAATTGGTTGGCCAGGACTTGCCATTATAACCCCGTGATGCTGACTGAGCAGGTAAACAGCTTCCTTCTGGTGTAACAGTGTGATTTTCCTGGGAGGCAGCCACGTTGCTAATGCACTTCTGCACTTCTCAGGGGCTCTCCTGCTTTGTGCCAGCCatgggctcagtgctggcactACCTCTAAGgatgcagccctgctcagctttcAAGGATGCTCTAGGAGAGGCAACCTGTGACCATGTGCTAAGGGAGCCCCGACCCTCCCATTACTGATGGTCACACAAGCGGTTCCTGGGCTGAAGGCCACTGAAGTGAGGGACCCATATGGTTCACTTGTACCTGGCCTTGTCCTTGCCCTGGGCATGTTGCATGCTGAAGCAGTGGCACACGGCCTGATGCAGGGACCTTGCTACAGTTGGGTTGCAGGTGCATGGGACAGGCAGGGGATacagtgtggagcagcagacCCTTGCCTGGAGCAGGCCCCATGCATGTTATGCACGGAGGCAGCACTAAGCCTAACTGGAATTTCTCCGTGGGCTTTGAAGGCACAAGGTGGAGTGATGGTAGAGAGAGGCTCTGGCTCCAGGCAATCGTTTGGGATTCCGCTCCCAAGAGGTTTTTTCAAGGGGAAGGGTAGTGTGGAGTGGGTTGGTGCCCTAGTTGGAAGGCATCCCCAGCCACTTCccgaagctgctgctgaagggggGATGCCAGACACATccatctctgagcagagcatTGCTCGCCCCGAGAcagagcattgtccctcaggctGGGctcccccccctgcagtgccttcccctttgtgctgctcttcagTGCAGTGCTGACCTTGTTGTTAATTATTAAACCCCCAGCAAACACTGCTGGCTGTTGTGCCCTAGTTACACTGTGGGCttctcacttctttttttttttaaaccaaattaCCCTGGAAACCTCTGTGGGTGGATGGAGATGGGAGCAGCAGACATTCATCTCCTTCCATTGTAGGAGATGGTTGGGGGAGGCTCTGAAGCCACTGGGCTGCGGTGGAGTGGCTGAGAACTGGACTGCATGTGGCTGGCTATTGTCTGGCCTGTCCAAGAGTGCCTGCTTGTCTGCCAGGGCTTGGAGCTTGCATGtacttgctgctgcccctgggagaagTGACTTTCCTGCTCAGCAGCCACATTTATTCACCTATGAGGTGAAAAAGCTCTCTGTAGGCTCCTGTGTCTCCAGACTAAATTCACAGGTGGGCTGGTGTCTGAGCAGAACTGGGTCCACGTGTGTTGTGGACAGGAAGGGCTAGGGATCTGCTCCTCCCTTACAGACTGGTCTGTTGGAAGTGGCTTGTGTCCCCAAACCCCTTCCTAGCAGACTCTGCCCTCAAGCACCTACCACCTGCCTCCcctttgctgcagctgcccacagctgaaGGACTATGCCAGGACTGTACGCTCTCTCCTCTTGGGAAGCTCTGCCCTTGAAGAGTTCCAGGGTGAAGGCTTGTGCCAATGGGTACTCCTTGAGCATCACTGCTCACCTTGTGTACACCAACCCTCATGAGGAGCCTGTGGAAGGTAAGGGGGAGCtatcagggctggcagggacccatGCTACCTGCACAACCCCCTAAAATCACCCATGCTGGAGGTCATCTCTGGCTTCAGCCCACCTGTGTCTCAGCCTCCAAACCTTGCTCAGTTTGGGGGGCACAGGCAGAAGCCAATGGTGGTGAGGGCATGGGTGGGAGCAGAGTGAAGCTGAGCAAAAACATTCCCATCACTGATCAGGAGGGGGATTTCGTCCTGCCCTTCTCCTGGCTGGTGAAGCTCAGGGTCCCTCCTGCATGCTGTCCCACTCCCATGCATCTCAATTGCCCTGCAAGTCAGACAGGCTCCTAGCAGTGCTGCCATGGGCTGTACTGTGCCATGGCAGTGTCTGTGCCAGGATCTGCCTTGAGGCTCTCTCCCACCTGTAGGCATCTTCATCTACCCGCTGGAGGAGTTGGAAGTGGTGGCTGGCTTCGAAGCAGTGGCGGGCAGCCGGCGGGTGACGTTCCAGGTCCAGAACCGGCACCGGGTGCAAGattgctgcctccaggctggccacagcctcagccagccacGCCGCTGTGCCAGTGGTAAGTGCCCCCTGGCTAGGAGGCTCACAAGGAGCAGGGAtgaagtgtgtgtggggaaacAAGAGGCCGAGAGCCCTTGCAGGGCTGGAAATCTCagcctccctcttctcctccctccgCCTCTTCTAGGACTTCATCCATCCCTTTGCGTTGCCATCCTTACACCTGCACTCTGTTTGCCCCCTGACAACAGTCGGTGCAATTAATggtcctgctccccagctttaCATACCCAACTGACACCactccctgtcccctctcttccccccatcCTTCTCCTGCTCAGGCCACCTTGTCCTGGATGAAGATGCAGAACGCTCCACCTTCATCATCGTCACAGGCGTGCTGTGCCCGTCGGAGAGCCTGGCTGTCActctgagcacagcacaggagctggtcACGCTGCCTGACGGGGCTCTGCGGCTCGTCCTGCCCCCTGTCCTCACGCCccgtgtccctgctgccccggAGAGCGAGCCGGCAAGCTTGTGTGACGACAGGTTGGCCCTATGGTGATTTTCATGGCTTCCTCAGTCTCTGCCATtcagggggtggagggaggagtgggggggggtggggggagatgcCGGTGTTGGGTGAgtgaggagaggggcaggagccaTCACCACCTTTCCCCTTGCAGCCCCACCAGCTGTTTTAGGGGGCCAGGTGCCCGGACCCAGCCTGTGGAGCCTGCAGTACCTGGGGAGAGTGTGGACATCTTTCAGGGACGGCCCTGCAACCCTTTTCCTTATGAGTTTGCCTTTGAGCTGCTGGTGAAGGGTCCTTGCTTGCTGGCAGGTAAGGGGGTGGCTCAGGTGGTGTCAGTTGGTTGGGCAATATTACCTCAGGATGGTGTCCCCAAAGTTTCTCAATGCTCCCAGAATATTGGTCTTCTTCCCCTGTCATACTCTTGTACTCCCTACACATGAAGAAGCCCTTTCCCTATCCCACCCTCTGGGGCTGGGATCGCATCCCCCCAAAGTTACCCCACATGTGACTTTGGGAAGCCCTGGGTCAGCAGTCTCCTTCCCTGATGGATGGGGAGATGACAGGTGAGGATGGGATGGGGGTTGGTGGGGAAACGCTCTTGGATGCTTACCCAATTAGTCCCATTATAGCTGGTAGGAAGCAGCCACTGCCATGGTGCTGGGTTCAGCACAGGCATGGAGCTTGATGAGCTGGGACATATGAGAGGTTGCTCtgtcacctcctcctctccacaggACTGGAGAGCCCATCCCATGCCCTGCGAGCCGACGCTGACCCCTgggccagctctgccaccaccacctgTGTCACCCTGGCTGAGCCCCACTGCTACGACAGGGACCTGGAGATCATCCTCTATCCCTGCGGTGAGGACGGACAGTGCCCTTGGCAGGTTTGGGGAGGTCGGGCACCACCCCAAAAGCATCCAGAGCATCCCCCAGCTCTTTGTGGCACAGGGTGGCTCCAAACCCCCCGTGTGCCTCCCAGagccccaccacccccacctggTGATCGAGGATGGCATCATGACATACCCTGAGTATGAAGCCCACATCCGGAGCCGCCGGGATTACATGCGGATTGCCAGGAAGGATGGCAGTGGCGAGAGACAGGTGACAGGGCAAAGCCACCACCAGCTCTaagtgggggaggaggaggaagaggaaagggggaggtGATTGGATGGAGTTGAAGAGGACCTCAGCATGGGCTGGAGTTCGTGAGAGAAACCCTGGCCTGCCTGGCTCGCAGGTGGCTTTTGTGCAGAAGCGTTTCCACAAAGACATCTTCCACAACCCCGTGCTGATGCTGAACTTCTGCCCGGAGACAGAGGGTGGCCCCGGGGACCTGCAGAGCATCACCCGTGAGGTCCTTTTCCTCGTTGATCGGAGCAGCACCATGAATGGCCCTGAACTTAACAAGGTCAAGGTGAGGCACGGCCACAGGGCCAGGGATTCTCCCTGTGTGGCCGGCCCTTAGCAGCCCTCCCCGGTCCCCGCTGTCACCCCAGGAGGCTTTGCTCGTGGCTCTGAAGAGCCTCCCCTCGGGGACGCTGCTCAACGTTGCCAGCTTTGGCACCGACGTCAAACCGCTCTTCCCGTCCAGCCGCCTCTGCAGCAACGTGAGTGCCACTGGgcaaaatccctccccgagctGCTCGctgtccccaccctcagtgccctGGTGTGGGGATGGGGCTGGCGAGCTGGGGGTCCGCTGCGAGGTCGGCTGTCCTTGTGGACAGGAGACGCTGCGGCGTGCCTGCGAGCACCTCGGCGGGCTGCAGGCAGATATGGGCAGCACcaacctgctggcagctctgggctgggtgctgatgCAGCCCCTGCACCATGGCTACCCCCGCCAGCTCTTCCTCTTCACCAACGCAGCAGCAGGCAACGTGGGCAGGATTCTCCGCCTGCTGCGCAGGCAGGCCAGCACTGTCAGGTATGGCACCAGCACTGTCAGGTATGGCACCAGCACTGTCAGGTGtggcaccagcactgcagcaggggcacctgGGGCTCTCCGTGTCCTCTGTTCCACCAGTTTCTcagtgtagatgtggtgcttagggatgtggtttagtggtggacttggctgtACTGGGTTAacggttggactccatggtcatgaaggccttttccaacatagactattctgtgattctctttctgcagctccAAATCTCACCATAATCAGCCCTGAGAGTGTCCTTCACCCATCAcgtgccccagccccaccagctcaGCTTCTTCTGGGGTGCCCCAACTTGCAGCCAGGGTGGCATCTCTGGCCATCATCCTGATACAGGACTCACcactgggctgcccagccaccggcagcagctcagccatggCTTTTCATCACCTGTCTCTCTCTTGCAGGTGCTTCAGCTTTGGCATGGGCCCACAGGTGTGCCGGCGGCTGCTGAAGAACATGGCCAGGCTGAGCCGGGGCCGTGCCGAGTTCCTGAGCCCcgcagagaggctgcagcccaAGGTAATACCTGGGCAGGGACGGGAGGCGCAGGTGGCACACAGACACTGTGCTGTCTGACACCAActcttctccccaccccagctgATCAGGTCCCTGAAGAAGGCGATCGAACCAGCCATCAGCGACATCACCATCGATTGGTATGTCCCTGACAACATGGAGGCTCTGCTCTCACCCActgagctcccagctctctacCCCGGGGACCGCCTTGTCAGCTACTGTGTCCTCTACAGCATTGCCCGCTTCCGCAACAGGCGCCCACCGGTATGACTGGCACCGCCATGGCATGGCGAGGATGGCACGTTCCTGGTGCCACCGGCTTCTCTGAATGCCAGGGGTGTTGACAGCAGTGCCTTCTTTCTGCCAGGGCCAGGAAGGGGCTCGCCAGGGCTTCCAGGGTTCAGCATTCCTCTCCCAGGAGGAGGTGCGTACTCCTGGGGAGAACCGCCGGCAACCCCGCAGCGCCCTGGGATCTGGGGATGCCTCCCTGGACCTCTCTGTCATGGGCACGGAGACATCGGAACGGAGTGAGTGGAGCCGAAgctggggccggggcagggGAACGGCGTGGGAGCCGTGGCTTATGGGGGTGTGCTCGCCGGGCAGGTACGGATCCCGTTTCCGGAGGAGATATCTGGAAGCGGATTTACCAGCCCTCCTACATCCAGGAGCAGTACGTCCTGACACACTGCTCGGTCAGCACCGACCGCAGCCGGGGGCTGCTGTCccacagctccaccagcagTGAGTCCACTGGCTCCCGCGATGTGGCCCCTGAGGCTGGCTCCTCAGCTCCCGGCACTGATGCCACCTCCCAGCAGGGccagaagagcctgtccctctGCGAGTCCTCCACCAAATCTGCCCCGCTGCCCTCTGCCCCATCTGGTGCCAAGGTAAGGACACCGGTGAGGTGCAAGGGCTCACACATGGCAGGGTTGTTCCCAGCTTAGTTTAGCTGGAGTCTCGCTCTCCCCTTGTGCCTGAACATTTGGCCGCCATGCTGGGAACCAGAGCACTGCACAGGGGATGTGCCTGGATTTTGAGCAAGGAACAGCTGTGGATGCTGCAAGGAGGCTGCTTGCTTAGTTTTGCGCTACTGGAACAGGATAACTGGGGCCAAATAGCTGATAGCCCAACTTCCTGGGCTGGTAGTCAGCTTCTAGCCAGCTCATATCCTTGTTGATGCTGCAGAAATCAAGTGGGCTGGCATCAGGTAATGAATCTGCCAAGCTGGCTAAGGGCTGGCTAAGGTCCTGCCTGGTTCCTTCATCCCTCAGCTAACGCTGCCCAATACTTGATTAGCCATGGGCCACATCCCTGCTGCTTCATACCAGGGTTTAAAAACCAGCCAGGTGACTAGGATGGGTAGAGGCAGCTCTAGGGACGCTGGCCCcaaggctgggtgaggccaGCTGTCCTCCAGCTCCAGGACACGCTTCTGCTCCTTCCTGGTACAACGGCACAGCTGGTGGCCTTTGCTGCTGAAATGTCAAGCGTAAGTGATTTCCCCGCAGTGCAAATGAtcctcccctcaccctcagCTGCCCAGGTGAGAGGCGG is a genomic window of Dryobates pubescens isolate bDryPub1 chromosome 13, bDryPub1.pri, whole genome shotgun sequence containing:
- the VWA5B2 gene encoding von Willebrand factor A domain-containing protein 5B2: MPGLYALSSWEALPLKSSRVKACANGYSLSITAHLVYTNPHEEPVEGIFIYPLEELEVVAGFEAVAGSRRVTFQVQNRHRVQDCCLQAGHSLSQPRRCASGHLVLDEDAERSTFIIVTGVLCPSESLAVTLSTAQELVTLPDGALRLVLPPVLTPRVPAAPESEPASLCDDRLALCPTSCFRGPGARTQPVEPAVPGESVDIFQGRPCNPFPYEFAFELLVKGPCLLAGLESPSHALRADADPWASSATTTCVTLAEPHCYDRDLEIILYPCEPHHPHLVIEDGIMTYPEYEAHIRSRRDYMRIARKDGSGERQVAFVQKRFHKDIFHNPVLMLNFCPETEGGPGDLQSITREVLFLVDRSSTMNGPELNKVKEALLVALKSLPSGTLLNVASFGTDVKPLFPSSRLCSNETLRRACEHLGGLQADMGSTNLLAALGWVLMQPLHHGYPRQLFLFTNAAAGNVGRILRLLRRQASTVRCFSFGMGPQVCRRLLKNMARLSRGRAEFLSPAERLQPKLIRSLKKAIEPAISDITIDWYVPDNMEALLSPTELPALYPGDRLVSYCVLYSIARFRNRRPPGQEGARQGFQGSAFLSQEEVRTPGENRRQPRSALGSGDASLDLSVMGTETSERSTDPVSGGDIWKRIYQPSYIQEQYVLTHCSVSTDRSRGLLSHSSTSSESTGSRDVAPEAGSSAPGTDATSQQGQKSLSLCESSTKSAPLPSAPSGAKVMVALSTEELARQKKVLARTALASRSFSSPHGELDAHRLRLALEKVSQKNQSLEGRLDELGPRSRRPQPSVVESNNLISPTHLDWDMLVEPSYLFSAEPVPEPGESSTGDASLPRCCQVVIHAMQAGKPVSWEVTASLESLLQPREQPGREDPPRRAAKGWDKPLHRLAARSVIQDNENAAQREAELQQGFARRFRLKAVQTSKACNVPSLYTRLVPVDGATQTALPTAPEVWGTATSTSQPQATTAGSWGSSPGLDQQQNAEEQDESPVAAEGGKTLGSLASVSSPTYGSEKQSCLNGPPNSPSITSLGSQKSRESIAGSRFSLSRHRGPNLVLRPQCLSQENKSSSNHASHDYLPLVQLQQAQGPFQLTESFSEVVQIPLDRLCRASPYASHRASLSPTSPGPRSSPEAGPGSEEGEEPATAPQPGSPLSRNTCSEVPSAAVWAQADSGHGSESDTGPHSAAPSEASVSWQDVGPEDLESASWATAVALAWLEHRCAAFFEEWELVAAKADAWLQAQRLPEGVDVSCLKGAARHLFLLLRHWNENIKLNMLCYNPNNV